A window from Oncorhynchus mykiss isolate Arlee chromosome 9, USDA_OmykA_1.1, whole genome shotgun sequence encodes these proteins:
- the LOC110531404 gene encoding glycoprotein hormone beta-5: MLPCRSLPLSILLLLLVVADAGLCVAVTTQLHGGFRGCAVRDFSFVAQKPGCRNLRIDTEACWGRCHTWEKPLPEPPYVQRHHRVCSYGRTRYLTVRLPGCQPHVSPLYPYPLALQCHCTVCSTQDTECETF; this comes from the exons atGTTGCCGTGccgctccctccctctgtctattCTCTTGCTCCTCCTGGTTGTTGCCGATGCGGGCCTGTGCGTTGCTGTCACGACCCAGCTGCACGGTGGTTTCCGTGGCTGCGCGGTGCGGGATTTTTCCTTCGTGGCCCAGAAGCCGGGATGCAGGAACCTCCGCATCGATACGGAGGCCTGCTGGGGCCGCTGCCATACCTGGGAG AAGCCGCTCCCAGAGCCCCCCTACGTCCAGCGGCATCACCGTGTGTGTTCCTACGGTCGTACTCGCTACCTGACGGTCCGTCTGCCAGGCTGCCAGCCCCACGTCTCTCCGCTCTACCCCTACCCCCTCGCTCTGCAGTGTCACTGCACCGTCTGTTCCACACAGGATACGGAGTGTGAGACGTTCTGA
- the gpha2 gene encoding glycoprotein hormone alpha-2, producing MCQWLTSSLCVVMLLLCPVSFSYEGLSPGPGCHLYRFNVTIRSDQRGTCKGTHVVNACVGYCESSAFPSRYSVLVASNFTHNITSASQCCTISKDAKIKVRLDCPRGRHHDDIEILTAQACRCDMCRKSRY from the exons ATGTGTCAGTGGTTGACCTCTAGCCTCTGTGTTGTGATGCTGCTGCTGTGTCCAGTCAGTTTCAGCTACGAGGGGCTCAGCCCAGGACCTGGCTGTCATCTATACC GGTTCAACGTGACCATCCGTAGTGACCAGCGTGGGACATGTAAAGGAACTCATGTTGTGAATGCCTGTGTTGGCTACTGTGAGTCCAGTGCCTTCCCATCTCGCTACTCTGTTCTGGTGGCATCGAACTTCACTCACAACATTACCTCGGCATCACAATGCTGCACCATCAGCAAGGACGCAAAG atCAAAGTTCGTCTTGACTGTCCTCGTGGTCGTCACCATGATGATATCGAGATCCTGACGGCTCAGGCCTGTCGTTGCGACATGTGTCGCAAGTCACGCTACTGA